The following are encoded together in the Desulfococcus multivorans genome:
- the atpE gene encoding ATP synthase F0 subunit C produces the protein MAIEGVDIIRSAAFLGAGFCMGLGAIGPGVGEGMAAAKACEAIGKNPKEAGLLTRTMLVGQAVTESTGIYSLVIALLLLFVV, from the coding sequence ATGGCAATCGAAGGCGTAGATATCATCAGATCGGCAGCTTTTCTCGGCGCGGGATTTTGTATGGGACTGGGTGCAATCGGACCTGGTGTCGGTGAAGGAATGGCAGCCGCCAAGGCCTGTGAGGCCATCGGAAAGAATCCGAAGGAAGCCGGACTCCTGACGCGAACCATGCTCGTCGGCCAGGCCGTTACGGAATCAACGGGAATCTATTCTCTTGTCATTGCGCTGTTGCTTCTTTTCGTCGTTTAG
- the atpE gene encoding ATP synthase F0 subunit C: MTYDIATWVKVSAFIGSGLSMGFGAVGAAIGEGYTAAQANAGISRNPDSAGNIFKNMLVGQAVAESAAIFALVVSMILLFTQHRAETLSVYILVSAGVCMGLGAIGSGIGAGYPAGEACFGISRQPAIADQLTTTMLIGSAVTQTSAIYALVTSLILLYADFFTRPFSPTWAAVIGAGFAAGLGAIGSGIGEGFVARAGCEGVARQPLSRAPVTNGMLLGMAVAETTAIYGLLVAVILLFKTFEPATSMAACMALVAAGLCMGLGAVGPGIGEGFTGEGAVRWMSRSPNEVAILTRSMLVGQAVSESTGIYSLVIALILIFVV, translated from the coding sequence ATGACATATGACATCGCAACTTGGGTAAAGGTCTCGGCTTTTATTGGAAGTGGTCTGTCGATGGGTTTCGGGGCCGTCGGGGCCGCCATCGGAGAAGGGTATACGGCTGCACAGGCAAACGCCGGCATCTCCAGAAATCCCGACTCCGCCGGAAACATTTTCAAGAACATGCTGGTGGGGCAGGCAGTGGCGGAATCAGCAGCCATCTTCGCGCTGGTGGTGTCCATGATATTGCTGTTCACCCAGCACCGGGCGGAAACGCTATCGGTGTACATCCTCGTCTCGGCCGGCGTTTGCATGGGGCTGGGCGCCATCGGCTCCGGCATCGGCGCCGGATATCCCGCGGGCGAAGCGTGTTTCGGTATTTCCCGTCAGCCGGCTATAGCGGATCAACTGACCACCACCATGCTGATCGGATCGGCGGTTACGCAGACATCGGCGATTTACGCACTGGTCACGTCCCTGATTCTGCTGTATGCGGACTTTTTCACCCGTCCCTTTTCGCCGACATGGGCGGCCGTCATCGGCGCGGGTTTTGCCGCGGGACTTGGCGCCATAGGCTCCGGCATCGGAGAGGGATTCGTCGCAAGAGCCGGATGCGAGGGGGTGGCAAGACAGCCGCTCAGCAGGGCGCCCGTCACCAACGGCATGCTTCTGGGAATGGCCGTTGCCGAAACCACCGCGATTTACGGGCTTCTTGTCGCCGTGATACTGCTCTTCAAAACCTTTGAACCGGCCACGTCTATGGCAGCCTGCATGGCCTTGGTCGCAGCCGGATTGTGCATGGGACTCGGGGCCGTCGGACCGGGAATCGGAGAGGGATTCACCGGCGAGGGAGCGGTTCGATGGATGTCGCGAAGTCCGAACGAGGTGGCGATATTGACCCGCTCCATGCTCGTGGGACAGGCGGTCTCCGAATCCACCGGCATCTATTCCCTGGTCATCGCACTGATTTTGATCTTTGTCGTATAG
- the atpB gene encoding F0F1 ATP synthase subunit A: MEELGRVHQLIVPFFGHDMTFNLEVMVMTWLVIGSLLLFGFLASRKRSRLPGPLQSVGELFVVHLYGLTEDALGKEKAKTYAPLICALFMFLVLSNWFGIIPNLEEPTKDLNTPLSLGLMGFVIAHYAGIKAKGFKEYVKEYFQPIFFMMPLNVIGELAKVVSISFRLFGNIMGGSIIILVVSYLTYSIIFPPLLNAFFGLFVGTIQAFVFTMLTVVYISVQVR; encoded by the coding sequence ATGGAAGAATTAGGTAGGGTACACCAGTTGATCGTTCCGTTCTTCGGACACGACATGACGTTCAACCTCGAGGTGATGGTCATGACGTGGCTCGTTATCGGCAGCCTGCTTCTCTTCGGTTTTCTGGCGTCTCGAAAGCGAAGCCGGCTGCCGGGGCCGTTGCAGTCCGTGGGAGAGTTGTTTGTCGTACATCTGTATGGACTGACGGAGGATGCGCTGGGCAAGGAGAAAGCCAAGACTTATGCGCCTCTGATCTGCGCGCTCTTCATGTTTCTGGTCCTCTCCAACTGGTTCGGCATCATCCCGAACCTCGAGGAGCCGACGAAAGACCTGAACACCCCCTTGAGTCTGGGGTTGATGGGTTTTGTCATCGCCCACTACGCCGGGATCAAAGCAAAGGGGTTCAAGGAGTACGTCAAGGAATATTTCCAGCCGATTTTTTTCATGATGCCGCTGAACGTCATCGGCGAGCTCGCCAAGGTGGTATCGATATCCTTCCGTTTGTTCGGCAATATCATGGGCGGGTCCATCATTATTCTGGTCGTCTCGTATCTGACATACAGCATCATTTTTCCGCCGCTTCTCAATGCCTTTTTCGGCCTTTTCGTGGGCACCATTCAGGCGTTCGTTTTTACAATGCTCACCGTTGTTTACATCTCAGTACAGGTTAGATAA
- a CDS encoding ATP synthase subunit I, translated as MNTVRQTQKTYCSRALISAILISLVFIFAAQKPFAKGLIIGTLASIVNFILIGESLPRRVLQSSRIKSLVLSMGSILLRFGLMAVPLVVAIKSEDFNLFAVVIGLFMVQMMILIDHFSSFIFSSTG; from the coding sequence ATGAATACCGTACGACAAACCCAGAAGACGTACTGTTCCAGAGCACTGATATCTGCCATCCTCATCTCTCTTGTCTTCATCTTTGCCGCTCAGAAACCTTTTGCAAAAGGCCTCATCATCGGCACCCTCGCCAGCATCGTCAATTTCATCCTCATCGGCGAGTCCCTGCCCCGCAGGGTTCTTCAATCCTCCAGAATCAAATCACTCGTTTTATCCATGGGATCCATCCTCCTGCGCTTCGGACTGATGGCCGTCCCCCTGGTCGTCGCCATCAAATCCGAAGACTTCAATCTGTTTGCCGTCGTCATCGGACTGTTCATGGTCCAGATGATGATTCTCATTGATCATTTTTCGTCCTTCATTTTTTCTTCAACCGGATAG
- a CDS encoding AtpZ/AtpI family protein produces the protein MHAAKLIHRRSTTAKKYFNYKKNRDWAENLQIIMQLGLTMAGCIIFCFFVGWYIDKWLGTRGIFVTIFILLGVIGGGNVAYRQIMDMMGQGKDGETKNRE, from the coding sequence ATGCATGCGGCAAAACTCATCCACCGGAGGTCGACAACGGCAAAGAAATATTTCAACTACAAAAAGAATCGGGACTGGGCTGAAAATCTGCAAATCATCATGCAGCTCGGCCTCACGATGGCAGGTTGTATCATCTTCTGTTTTTTTGTCGGTTGGTATATCGACAAATGGCTGGGAACCCGAGGCATCTTTGTAACCATTTTCATCCTGCTGGGCGTCATCGGCGGTGGAAATGTGGCCTATCGCCAAATCATGGACATGATGGGGCAGGGAAAAGACGGAGAGACAAAAAACCGGGAATGA
- a CDS encoding DHH family phosphoesterase: MKLSAVERLRRFYKLFSGVDQVLILINADPDAIAGAMAVKRLLWRKVAGVTISSINVIKRPDNVAMVRLLDVSLIHIEDIKDPKRFTRVVLVDSQPAHSDAFKRFNVDVVIDHHPKTEMEVKYADVRPDYGASATIVTEYLRAARIKPSVRLATGLFHAIKTDTRNFERQTAMEDIRAFQFLFRYANTTLARKIEQADLRIDFLKYFRIAIETMRIHRGRVFVHLGAVANPDVCVLIADFFMRVNPVTWSIVSGVCDGTLILIFRNDGIRKNAGRVAKTSFCQLGSAGGHKSMARAEIPVDAVADMIDVNNDRQVLHWVIDRIEKKHPASQSCRKDAENTGGFPP, from the coding sequence ATGAAACTTTCCGCCGTCGAAAGGCTTCGTCGTTTCTACAAACTGTTTTCGGGCGTCGATCAGGTGCTGATTCTGATCAACGCCGACCCGGATGCCATCGCCGGCGCCATGGCCGTCAAGCGGCTTCTGTGGCGGAAAGTGGCCGGCGTCACCATCTCGAGCATCAACGTGATCAAACGGCCCGACAATGTGGCTATGGTTCGGCTGCTCGATGTGAGCCTGATCCATATCGAGGATATCAAGGACCCAAAACGCTTCACCCGCGTCGTTCTCGTGGATTCCCAACCCGCTCACAGCGATGCCTTCAAGCGATTCAATGTCGACGTTGTCATCGATCACCACCCCAAAACGGAAATGGAGGTGAAGTATGCGGACGTGCGACCGGATTACGGCGCCAGCGCCACTATCGTGACCGAGTACTTGCGTGCCGCGAGGATCAAACCCTCGGTCAGGTTGGCCACGGGGCTTTTCCACGCCATCAAGACCGACACCCGGAATTTCGAACGCCAGACGGCAATGGAGGATATCCGGGCGTTTCAATTTCTTTTCCGATACGCCAATACGACGCTGGCCCGGAAGATCGAGCAGGCCGACCTTCGGATCGACTTTCTGAAATACTTCAGAATCGCCATCGAGACCATGCGAATCCACAGAGGACGGGTTTTCGTTCACCTGGGGGCCGTGGCAAACCCCGACGTCTGCGTGTTGATCGCCGATTTTTTCATGCGGGTGAACCCTGTCACCTGGAGCATCGTCTCAGGGGTCTGTGACGGCACCCTGATATTGATTTTCAGAAACGACGGCATCCGGAAGAATGCGGGGCGGGTGGCCAAAACGAGCTTTTGTCAACTGGGATCGGCGGGGGGGCATAAGAGCATGGCGCGGGCCGAAATACCGGTCGACGCGGTTGCCGACATGATCGACGTGAATAACGATCGTCAGGTGCTCCACTGGGTGATCGATCGGATCGAAAAAAAACATCCGGCGTCCCAGAGCTGCCGTAAGGACGCTGAAAACACTGGGGGATTTCCGCCATGA
- a CDS encoding MBL fold metallo-hydrolase — protein MKLATDDLSVVVLGSGTCVPSLRRSACSVFMETGDAKLLFDIGPGTMRRLLEIDVEIFDVTHIFLSHFHPDHTGELVPFLFANKYPDGSRRSTPLVLAGGRGIQAFFDGLLNVYGHWIALPPDGFRIIEFDTDGPDVRSFEAFRVDTAPTEHNPESVAFRITAAGGRSAVYSGDTDYSDALIRLAHEADLLICEAAVPDAMKIVKHLTPALAGEIARRAEVKRLMLTHFYPPCEGADIRGECRKSFSGPLLLAEDLMRVDW, from the coding sequence ATGAAGCTTGCGACGGATGACCTGTCGGTGGTCGTTCTGGGGTCCGGAACCTGCGTGCCGTCCCTGCGGCGAAGCGCCTGTTCAGTTTTCATGGAAACCGGCGACGCGAAACTGCTTTTCGATATCGGGCCGGGAACCATGCGGCGGCTGCTGGAGATCGACGTCGAAATTTTCGACGTAACCCACATCTTCCTGAGCCATTTCCATCCCGACCACACCGGAGAGCTTGTTCCGTTTCTCTTCGCGAACAAATATCCTGACGGCTCCAGGCGAAGCACTCCGCTGGTCCTGGCGGGCGGCAGGGGAATTCAGGCCTTTTTCGATGGACTTTTGAACGTTTATGGGCATTGGATCGCGTTGCCGCCGGACGGCTTCAGGATCATTGAATTCGACACCGATGGCCCGGACGTTCGATCGTTCGAGGCTTTTCGGGTGGACACGGCGCCGACGGAGCACAACCCGGAGAGCGTCGCCTTCCGGATTACCGCCGCCGGAGGGCGCTCGGCCGTATACTCCGGCGATACCGATTACAGCGACGCCCTGATCCGGCTGGCCCACGAGGCGGACCTGTTGATCTGTGAGGCCGCCGTGCCGGATGCCATGAAGATCGTCAAACACCTGACGCCTGCCCTGGCCGGAGAAATCGCCAGGCGGGCGGAGGTGAAACGATTGATGCTGACCCATTTCTACCCCCCATGTGAGGGGGCGGACATCCGGGGGGAATGCCGTAAATCCTTTTCAGGACCGCTTCTGCTGGCGGAAGACCTGATGCGGGTGGACTGGTAG
- a CDS encoding precorrin-2 dehydrogenase/sirohydrochlorin ferrochelatase family protein, translating to MRSYPVNLHVQDRLCVVVGGGEVGTRKALRLMRCGARVTVISPVTTPALKSVIDSGDVRWLPRAFQSGDLIVQPDTASKPSPEGADGGLPVPGVVFMVIAATDQAPVNAAVLAAARRIGILCSVADQPETGDFTLPAMVSRGDLIVTVSTSGKSPALARRLRKDLEAQLGEEYDIALKLLGALRERLLGEGHDPEAHKVRFRRVIDGGLIPLIREGRFGDIDRLLTEALGEGYTFESLMKAI from the coding sequence ATGCGAAGCTATCCGGTAAACCTCCATGTCCAGGATCGGCTCTGCGTGGTTGTGGGCGGGGGCGAAGTCGGCACCCGCAAGGCCCTCCGGCTGATGCGCTGCGGCGCCCGGGTCACGGTGATCAGCCCTGTGACGACGCCGGCCCTCAAATCCGTCATCGACAGCGGCGACGTTCGCTGGCTTCCGCGGGCGTTTCAAAGCGGCGATCTGATCGTTCAACCCGATACGGCGTCGAAGCCTTCGCCCGAAGGGGCTGATGGGGGATTGCCCGTCCCCGGAGTGGTCTTTATGGTCATCGCCGCTACGGACCAGGCGCCCGTCAACGCAGCGGTCCTGGCGGCGGCACGGCGGATCGGTATACTGTGCAGTGTTGCGGACCAGCCCGAAACGGGCGATTTCACCCTCCCGGCGATGGTTTCCCGAGGTGATCTGATCGTCACGGTATCGACGTCGGGCAAAAGTCCTGCTCTGGCCCGACGGTTGCGTAAAGATCTGGAGGCACAGCTGGGGGAGGAATACGATATCGCCCTGAAGCTCCTGGGCGCCCTTCGGGAGAGACTTCTGGGCGAGGGGCACGACCCGGAGGCCCACAAGGTCCGGTTCAGGCGGGTGATCGACGGCGGGTTGATCCCGCTGATCCGGGAGGGGCGGTTTGGGGATATCGACCGGTTGCTGACGGAAGCCCTGGGAGAGGGATATACCTTTGAATCCTTGATGAAGGCGATATGA
- the ccsB gene encoding c-type cytochrome biogenesis protein CcsB, which translates to MTAMMDAMSLLVTVTMVFYILSTMGYFGYLFLQREFWQKLGYGLLGAGFFCHSLLLGYAFVHFGSLPAHNLHQTLLLVGWAVTGFFLVFQYRFQVKVMGIYAAPLAAFVMIVSSRLPVEPAQVQAHFRSFWLIFHVVIILLGEAAFAMACGVGILYLVQEYAIKNKKRGFFYRRLPSLELLDTTGYACIVFGFTLLTVGLIGGFLYAKTVWGRFWSGDPKEIWSGIMWLFYAALLHERLTVGWRGRKSAIMSIVGFVVLLFTFLGVNVFLKGHHGEFTQW; encoded by the coding sequence ATGACGGCCATGATGGATGCGATGAGTCTGCTCGTTACCGTGACGATGGTGTTTTACATCCTGAGCACGATGGGATATTTCGGCTATCTGTTTCTGCAGCGGGAGTTCTGGCAGAAACTCGGATACGGTCTGTTGGGGGCGGGGTTCTTCTGTCACAGCCTACTGCTCGGATACGCCTTTGTCCACTTCGGATCCCTGCCCGCCCACAATCTTCACCAGACGCTTCTGCTGGTCGGGTGGGCCGTCACGGGTTTTTTTCTGGTGTTTCAGTACCGGTTTCAGGTGAAAGTGATGGGGATCTATGCCGCTCCCCTGGCGGCGTTCGTGATGATCGTATCCTCACGGCTGCCCGTCGAACCGGCTCAGGTCCAGGCCCATTTCCGAAGTTTCTGGCTCATTTTTCACGTCGTCATCATTCTCCTGGGCGAGGCGGCTTTTGCCATGGCCTGCGGGGTGGGAATCCTCTACCTCGTTCAGGAATATGCCATCAAAAACAAAAAACGGGGTTTCTTCTACCGTCGCCTTCCTTCTCTCGAACTGCTTGACACCACCGGCTATGCGTGTATTGTTTTTGGGTTCACGCTGCTCACCGTGGGGTTGATCGGCGGGTTCCTTTACGCTAAAACCGTCTGGGGACGGTTCTGGAGCGGGGATCCCAAGGAGATCTGGTCCGGGATCATGTGGCTTTTTTACGCCGCATTGCTTCACGAACGGCTGACCGTGGGATGGCGGGGACGGAAATCGGCGATTATGTCCATCGTCGGATTTGTGGTGCTGCTGTTTACATTTTTGGGTGTTAACGTGTTTTTAAAGGGACATCATGGAGAATTTACGCAATGGTAA